Proteins encoded within one genomic window of Episyrphus balteatus chromosome 1, idEpiBalt1.1, whole genome shotgun sequence:
- the LOC129919003 gene encoding inactivation-no-after-potential D protein isoform X1: protein MVQQPFDSNAKTHVVVLDKTGKRSFGICIVRGEVKDSPNSKTSGIFIKGIVPQSPAHTCGQLKVGDRILTLNEQDVRNATEQNVIDLIKDAGMKINLEVQTFDHKQDDVSKVQLKPVKQKSIENGTVEKKESSQPSIVHKNTINKAPSNKPLMPKDLIKSSTTATTKSSAIMDDDEEEDTRDMTGRIYTEAGYEIDRASAGNCKLNKLEAEKDKETPDDFGYTMAKIKKRYSNLKDLKKIEITRPPNTDLGLALAGHRDRQKMACFVAGLHPQGLMAKCDIKPGDEILEVNGIVLQNRCHLNASVIFKNIFTEKLVFVLHRRKANDEGISVKPFTRFPPIVDETEYLFTAYKNVRSLKIQKVGCLGLMIIEGKHVEVGKGIFISDLKEGSNAVEAGLKVGDLVLAVNKDVLVESTYEEAAAILKRVEGIVTMVICSLKSEEQVKAEMAKEEEKKKEAEKKEEKKEPEKPVDPSVAEITTNKKILIEVNAQKKPLGVIVTGGRNNHVKTGCNITHIYPEGVFAQDKRLQLFDQIIAVNGTLVNCEELTTLKVHQLFHLAYEKVNLLVWRNDPPETENFTIEFAKKPGKELGLSLAPNEKGATIVDITSAGYADIDNKLQRGDIITKFNADSLENASFAECYALFKGATGKISMEVVRPKPTKREK from the exons cAAAAACGCACGTCGTAGTTTTAGACAAAACAGGAAAGCGATCTTTTGGAATATGTATTGTAAGAGGAGAG GTAAAAGACTCGCCGAATTCCAAAACTTCTGGCATATTCATAAAAGGAATTGTACCACAAAGTCCAGCCCATACATGTGGACAATTGAAG gtCGGTGATAGAATACTAACTCTTAATGAACAAGATGTTCGAAATGCAACTGAACAAAATGTCATTGATCTTATAAAAGATGCTGGTATGAAAATTAATCTAGAAGTCCAAACGTTTGACCAT AAACAAGATGACGTTTCAAAAGTACAGCTTAAGCCGGTTAAACAGAAATCGATTGAAAATGGGACAGTGGAGAAAAAGGAAAGTTCGCAACCCAGTATAG TCCATAAAAATACAATCAATAAAGCACCATCAAACAAGCCTCTTATGCCAAAGGATTTAATCAAATCATCAACAACAGCGACGACAAAGAGTTCTGCTATAATGGATGATGACGAAGAAGAAGATACGAGGGATATGACAGGACGTATATATACTGAAGCTGGATATGAG ATTGACAGAGCTTCAGCAGGAAATTGTAAGCTAAATAAACTCGAAGCAGAAAAAGATAAGGAAACACCTGATGATTTCGGCTACACTATGG CTAAAATCAAGAAGAGATATTCGAACTTAaaagatctaaaaaaaattgaaatcactAGGCCACCAAATACAGATCTGGGCTTAGCTTTGGCAGGTCATAGAGATCGTCAGAAAATGGCTTGTTTCGTTGCTGGTCTACATCCTCAAGGTCTCATGGCTAAATGTGACATAAAACCTGGTGATGAAATATTAGAAGTAAACGGAATTGTGTTACAAAATCGGTGTCATTTAAACGCATCGgttatattcaaaaatattttcacagaAAAACTAGTTTTTGTATTGCATAG gaGGAAAGCTAATGACGAAGGAATTTCAGTGAAACCGTTTACTAGATTTCCTCCAATAGTCGACGAG acagAGTACTTATTCACGGCATATAAAAATGTAAGATCTCTCAAAATTCAGAAGGTTGGATGCTTGGGGCTGATGATAATTGAGGGAAAGCACGTTGAAGTTGGAAAAGGTATTTTCATATCTGATCTTAAAGAAGGCTCGAATGCTGTGGAG GCCGGACTTAAAGTGGGTGATCTTGTATTGGCTGTCAATAAAGATGTTCTAGTTGAATCAACTTATGAAGAA GCTGCTGCAATTCTGAAACGTGTTGAAGGTATCGTCACAATGGTGATTTGCAGTTTAAAGAGTGAAGAACAAGTAAAAGCAGAAATGGCTAAGGAAGAGGAGAAAAAGAAAGAGGCAGAAAAGAAAGAAGAGAAGAAAGAGCCAGAAAAACCTGTTGATCCTTCTGTGGCtgaaataacaacaaataaGAAGATTTTAATTGAAGTTAATGCTCAGAAGAAACCGTTAGGTGTTATAGTAACCGGCGGCAGAAATAATCATGTTAAA ACTGGATGCAACATAACACATATTTATCCTGAAGGTGTGTTTGCACAAGACAAACGACTCCAGTTATTCGATCAAATAATTGCCGTGAATGGAACCCTAGTTAACTGTGAAGAATTGACAACGTTGAAAGTTCATCAACTATTCCATCTCGCTTATGAGAAG GTAAACCTTTTGGTATGGAGAAATGATCCTCCCGAGACAGAGAACTTTACAATTGAGTTTGCCAAAAAACCTGGAAAGGAACTGGGCTTATCACTTGCACCAAATGAAAAAGGTGCCACAATTGTTGATATC acTTCAGCTGGATATGCAGACATTGATAATAAACTTCAGCGAGGTGATATAATAACTAAATTTAATGCAGATTCTTTGGAGAATGCTTCATTTGCTGAATGTTATGCATTGTTCAAGGGTGCAACTGGTAAAATAAGCATGGAAGTTGTGAGGCCAAAGCCAACCAAAAGAGAAAAGTAA
- the LOC129919003 gene encoding inactivation-no-after-potential D protein isoform X2 — MKINLEVQTFDHKQDDVSKVQLKPVKQKSIENGTVEKKESSQPSIVHKNTINKAPSNKPLMPKDLIKSSTTATTKSSAIMDDDEEEDTRDMTGRIYTEAGYEIDRASAGNCKLNKLEAEKDKETPDDFGYTMAKIKKRYSNLKDLKKIEITRPPNTDLGLALAGHRDRQKMACFVAGLHPQGLMAKCDIKPGDEILEVNGIVLQNRCHLNASVIFKNIFTEKLVFVLHRRKANDEGISVKPFTRFPPIVDETEYLFTAYKNVRSLKIQKVGCLGLMIIEGKHVEVGKGIFISDLKEGSNAVEAGLKVGDLVLAVNKDVLVESTYEEAAAILKRVEGIVTMVICSLKSEEQVKAEMAKEEEKKKEAEKKEEKKEPEKPVDPSVAEITTNKKILIEVNAQKKPLGVIVTGGRNNHVKTGCNITHIYPEGVFAQDKRLQLFDQIIAVNGTLVNCEELTTLKVHQLFHLAYEKVNLLVWRNDPPETENFTIEFAKKPGKELGLSLAPNEKGATIVDITSAGYADIDNKLQRGDIITKFNADSLENASFAECYALFKGATGKISMEVVRPKPTKREK, encoded by the exons ATGAAAATTAATCTAGAAGTCCAAACGTTTGACCAT AAACAAGATGACGTTTCAAAAGTACAGCTTAAGCCGGTTAAACAGAAATCGATTGAAAATGGGACAGTGGAGAAAAAGGAAAGTTCGCAACCCAGTATAG TCCATAAAAATACAATCAATAAAGCACCATCAAACAAGCCTCTTATGCCAAAGGATTTAATCAAATCATCAACAACAGCGACGACAAAGAGTTCTGCTATAATGGATGATGACGAAGAAGAAGATACGAGGGATATGACAGGACGTATATATACTGAAGCTGGATATGAG ATTGACAGAGCTTCAGCAGGAAATTGTAAGCTAAATAAACTCGAAGCAGAAAAAGATAAGGAAACACCTGATGATTTCGGCTACACTATGG CTAAAATCAAGAAGAGATATTCGAACTTAaaagatctaaaaaaaattgaaatcactAGGCCACCAAATACAGATCTGGGCTTAGCTTTGGCAGGTCATAGAGATCGTCAGAAAATGGCTTGTTTCGTTGCTGGTCTACATCCTCAAGGTCTCATGGCTAAATGTGACATAAAACCTGGTGATGAAATATTAGAAGTAAACGGAATTGTGTTACAAAATCGGTGTCATTTAAACGCATCGgttatattcaaaaatattttcacagaAAAACTAGTTTTTGTATTGCATAG gaGGAAAGCTAATGACGAAGGAATTTCAGTGAAACCGTTTACTAGATTTCCTCCAATAGTCGACGAG acagAGTACTTATTCACGGCATATAAAAATGTAAGATCTCTCAAAATTCAGAAGGTTGGATGCTTGGGGCTGATGATAATTGAGGGAAAGCACGTTGAAGTTGGAAAAGGTATTTTCATATCTGATCTTAAAGAAGGCTCGAATGCTGTGGAG GCCGGACTTAAAGTGGGTGATCTTGTATTGGCTGTCAATAAAGATGTTCTAGTTGAATCAACTTATGAAGAA GCTGCTGCAATTCTGAAACGTGTTGAAGGTATCGTCACAATGGTGATTTGCAGTTTAAAGAGTGAAGAACAAGTAAAAGCAGAAATGGCTAAGGAAGAGGAGAAAAAGAAAGAGGCAGAAAAGAAAGAAGAGAAGAAAGAGCCAGAAAAACCTGTTGATCCTTCTGTGGCtgaaataacaacaaataaGAAGATTTTAATTGAAGTTAATGCTCAGAAGAAACCGTTAGGTGTTATAGTAACCGGCGGCAGAAATAATCATGTTAAA ACTGGATGCAACATAACACATATTTATCCTGAAGGTGTGTTTGCACAAGACAAACGACTCCAGTTATTCGATCAAATAATTGCCGTGAATGGAACCCTAGTTAACTGTGAAGAATTGACAACGTTGAAAGTTCATCAACTATTCCATCTCGCTTATGAGAAG GTAAACCTTTTGGTATGGAGAAATGATCCTCCCGAGACAGAGAACTTTACAATTGAGTTTGCCAAAAAACCTGGAAAGGAACTGGGCTTATCACTTGCACCAAATGAAAAAGGTGCCACAATTGTTGATATC acTTCAGCTGGATATGCAGACATTGATAATAAACTTCAGCGAGGTGATATAATAACTAAATTTAATGCAGATTCTTTGGAGAATGCTTCATTTGCTGAATGTTATGCATTGTTCAAGGGTGCAACTGGTAAAATAAGCATGGAAGTTGTGAGGCCAAAGCCAACCAAAAGAGAAAAGTAA